The window GAGAAGGCCTGTGTCGTGTGCCACACTGAGGAGAAGGGTGGCTTACCCTGGGCAATAGACGTGATCCAGGGTTGGAAAAAACCGATTTATGTAGACCATTAGAAGTTTGCCGGAGAAACCGGGCAAACTTCCAAATAAAATTTAGCCGAGATTTATCCAAAGTATGGAAAAACAGTTGCAGGTCAAAATTTATGACTTAAAACCGGCATCCGGTTTTAAGTTTAGGCACTCCCCGGAGGTTAAGAATATGAAGAACAAGAAGCTGATCGTCATGATCTTCCTGCTGCTGTTTGTGGCTCCCAACGCGACCTTTTGTTTTCCCGGCGTATCGGAGGCCCAGACGTCTGCCATGAAGATCAAGGTCGGGCAAAAGGCCCCTGACTTTACCCTCAAGACGCTGGGTGGGGAAGAGGTCACACTTTCCGACTATTTTGGAAAAAAGGTGGTCATGCTGGAGTTCTGGGCGACGTGGTGCAACATCTGCGTGGCCGAGATCCCTAACATAGTGAAGAACTATGAGAAGTTCAAAGATCAAGGCTTCGAGATCCTGGCTATTACCCTGCAGTCGGGTGACGATGAGGAGATCGGCAAAGTAATAGAGGAGATGGGGATAAAGTACCCTGTCCTTATAGATGAGAGGCTCAAGGTCGCAACAAAAATTTATGGCCTGGCGGGGCCCATTCCTCTGAAGGTGATCATCGGCGCCGATGGGATCGTCAAGTACAGCCATGTGGGCGACTACCCTCCCGGGGAGGATGAAATACCTTTCGTTGTGGAGGACCTGATCCAGGATATCCCGAAATGACCTCGGTCCCGTCATTCCGGGCGAAGCGTAGCGTAGACCCGGAATCCATTCTAGCCTGTCATTGCGAGGAGCACCGAGGCAAACGAGAGTGACGCGGCAATCCCACTGGTACTCGGATGCTATTAAAGCGAGAGTTTGCACCACAGAGGCTCAGAGGACATAGAGAAAACCTTTAAGCTTGGGTTAAATAACGGTTGTAAAAAGGGCTATTTTTCGCATAATGACCGTCATTCCGGAAAGCACGCCCACGGCGGGATTGTTCGGAATCCAGCTTGCCGCGGCGTAGTTCGGCTTGTGAGGGTATCGTGTCACGTCACAGCCGTAGGCGACGACGGAAGCTGAATGCGACGCCCCAAAGCAAAGACGGGTGGCGTTGTCATGATAGATACGATTGGACTCCGGGTCCTTCTCTTTCACCCCCACCTCAATCCTCCCCCCTCAATAGGGGGAGGAAGAATAAGGAAGGGGACTGTTGGTCGGCCCGGAGTGACAGGAATGGAGTTTTTATACCTGGACACCTGGACACGTAGATACTTAGACACATGATTACCCAAAGGGGTCAACTTTGATTCACAAAATGAAACTGATATTTGTTCTACTGTCATGTTCCGCTTTCAGTTTACTCCTTCTCCCACCCTCAGCCCTCAGCCAGGGCGCGGAGGGGTTCGTGGGTTCCTGGGAATGCCAGGAGTGCCACGAGGAAGTTTACCAGCAGTGGAGCCGAACTCCCCACGCCAGGATGCTCAGAAATGCCCTCAAGGACCCGGATGCCATAGAAGCCACCGATTTTGGTCCCGGCATCCCCTTCGAGAAAAACGACATCTATTTCACCATCGGCAGTCATTGGATCCAGAAGTACATGACCCTTCTTGGAGGGCAGTTTTACGTTCTGCCCAAGTACTGGAACATCGCGGAAGAACGGTGGGAACCCTATTCCATCTGGAACTGGAACGAACAGCCTTACCCCCTCTACTGCAACGGCTGCCACGCAGTGGGGTTTGATATGGATACCAGGTCCTACAGGGAGGAGTCCATCGGGTGCGAGGCCTGCCACGGTCCGGGTGAGGAGCACGTGGACAGCGATGGCGATCCTGAAAAGATCGTCAACCCCAGGAACCTTGATAAAAAACTTAGAGATATGATCTGCGAGGCCTGTCATACCGACGGCAAGGACAAGAAGACACAGACCTTTCCCTTCCCGGTGGGGTATATCCCCGGTGAAGATATCGACGACTACTTTACCGAATTCTTCATGCCCAAACCCAAATCCAAGGGGTGGTACTGGGGAACCATGGATTATAACGAGCGACACAGGATGTTCATGTTCTGGGCCAACAAGTTCTACGCCACAGACCGGGCCTGTGAAGTGTGCGGTTTCGACCGCGGCATCACCGTTACCGAGACCAGGACCATGAGCCGCAGCGAATATTGCGGGACCTGTCACCGGGATATTTCCCGCGGTTACGAGGACCACGCCTTTCACAGCCAGGAACAGGCGGGGTGTAACGATTGCCACGTTCCCACTGTGGTGGATGGCGGGCAGCAATACAGTATCCACGACCATAAATTCGACTTCAGCCGGCCTCCCATCCCGTGTGTTGAGTGCCATGGGGAATCCATGGAAGGCCGCGAGATGCCTGCCGAAACCCACGATTTTCACTTCGAACCAGTGAAGATCCAGGAGAACCTGTCCACTGAGCAGGCCTGTGCCCTGTGCCATAAAGACAAGGATAAGACGTGGATCCAGGCCGAAGTAGCCCGTATTCAGAAGCAGGGGTTGGGGGCCAGAGGTAAAGGATCCAAAGAGGCCGAGAAGGAAGATGAGGAGCGGATCGTTCCCCTTATCAGGTAGTTGTTGTCGTGTATCCAGGTATCTAACTGTCTAAGTAAAAACTATTTTCTCGAAGGTGTGTGTCCCTCCGGGCGCAGACCCGGAGTCCAGTCGCTCCACCCGTCACTCCGGGCCGACCAATAGTCCCCTTCCTTATTCTTCCTCCCCCTATTGAGGGGGGAGGATTGAGGTGGGGGTGAAAGAGAAGGACCCGGAGTCCAGTCGATTTATATACAAGTGCCACCCGTCTTTGCTTTGGGGCGTCGCCTATGGCTATGCCCTCACAAGTCAGCTTCCGTCTTCGCTCATAGCTACGACGTGACAAGTCGCCGCGGCATACTGGTTTCCGGCTCATCACATCCATGACGTGATGTCCGGAAGGACGGCAAGGACACAAAATATTGCCTTAGATAGTAACCATGCTTTCCCCAAGAATTAAGGGTTTACCCTGTGTACCCTGTGGTAAAAAACATCGCCGTTATGGCAACCGGCCTTCCCCAAGATTAAAGATCTTCTCTGTGTCCTCTGAGCCTCTGTGGTGAAAACCATCGCTTTCATAGCAACAGTGTCTTCCCCTGATTCTGATTTTCTCAGTGTCCTCAATAAACTCAGTGGTGAAAGACATCGCCCTTATAGCAACTGTGCCTTTACCCAGGATTGAAGTCTTTCTCATCTTCCGAAGCCTGTCACGCCTGCGGCGTGAAGTCTCCGTGGTAAAAAGAAGGTCGTTTCTATAGCATCCGTAGCCTTATCGCCTTACCCCAATACAAAAAAGGACCGCGATCTCCGCGGTCCTCATATCCCCTTTATTTAGCTCTTTCCCCGTGTCACATGGTCTTCAATCCCCCCGTGTCTCCGCGTCACCCGCCTGCCCTGAGCTTGTCGAAGGGCGTCCCCGTGTCAAATCTACTTATATTCAACTCCCTGTCATCGACTGTTCCAGTGCCTCTATCAATTCTGGCGGTTCCACCTTGCCTACTGCTGAAAAAGAGATCTTGCCCTCAAGGTCGATAGTGTAAACGGTAGGTGTACCCGCGACGCCATAAGGATCTGCGATCTTGTACTCTAGTCCGTTGAGCTCGTCAAAAACCATCGTAAAGTCAAGGCTGGAATCGGTCATGAATTTCTCAATGGCTTTGCCAAGCTTTGGCCCGTCCAGATTAATCCCGACGAAAAGGACTTTGTCCTTTCCAAAGTCTTCGTAGATCTTCTGCAGAATGGGCATCTCTTCCCTGCAGGGACCACAGAAAAAGGACCAGAAGAAAAGGATCACAGGCTTTTTGCCGATGTGCTCGTTTAAGGAAAAATCCCCGCCTTGGAGGTTCTTCGTTACAAATACAGGAGCCGCCTCCCCGACCTTGAGGATCTTGCTCTCAAGTATGTCCGCTTTGTC of the bacterium genome contains:
- a CDS encoding TlpA disulfide reductase family protein, with protein sequence MKNKKLIVMIFLLLFVAPNATFCFPGVSEAQTSAMKIKVGQKAPDFTLKTLGGEEVTLSDYFGKKVVMLEFWATWCNICVAEIPNIVKNYEKFKDQGFEILAITLQSGDDEEIGKVIEEMGIKYPVLIDERLKVATKIYGLAGPIPLKVIIGADGIVKYSHVGDYPPGEDEIPFVVEDLIQDIPK
- a CDS encoding cytochrome c3 family protein; amino-acid sequence: MKLIFVLLSCSAFSLLLLPPSALSQGAEGFVGSWECQECHEEVYQQWSRTPHARMLRNALKDPDAIEATDFGPGIPFEKNDIYFTIGSHWIQKYMTLLGGQFYVLPKYWNIAEERWEPYSIWNWNEQPYPLYCNGCHAVGFDMDTRSYREESIGCEACHGPGEEHVDSDGDPEKIVNPRNLDKKLRDMICEACHTDGKDKKTQTFPFPVGYIPGEDIDDYFTEFFMPKPKSKGWYWGTMDYNERHRMFMFWANKFYATDRACEVCGFDRGITVTETRTMSRSEYCGTCHRDISRGYEDHAFHSQEQAGCNDCHVPTVVDGGQQYSIHDHKFDFSRPPIPCVECHGESMEGREMPAETHDFHFEPVKIQENLSTEQACALCHKDKDKTWIQAEVARIQKQGLGARGKGSKEAEKEDEERIVPLIR
- a CDS encoding TlpA disulfide reductase family protein is translated as MPTTRIKARQVLPILMCLFIALGVTWGASGSYAADKADILESKILKVGEAAPVFVTKNLQGGDFSLNEHIGKKPVILFFWSFFCGPCREEMPILQKIYEDFGKDKVLFVGINLDGPKLGKAIEKFMTDSSLDFTMVFDELNGLEYKIADPYGVAGTPTVYTIDLEGKISFSAVGKVEPPELIEALEQSMTGS